The following are encoded together in the Aciduricibacillus chroicocephali genome:
- a CDS encoding MATE family efflux transporter, with translation MPKEQYDFTKGNVLRQLVLFSGPIILANLLQSSYQIIDSLWVGNLLGASGLGAVSISSTIVFTMLAFVIGLNNAALTILSQQKGLKNDTGMRNYLNAFVVILTAMSLIFGIFGFVLAEPLLRLLNTPENILPIARDYLRINFLGVLFLFGYNFISTVLRAMGDSKNPLKFVALAVVLNIVLDPLFISVFDLGVSGAAYATILSQVVALAYGAYFVLSNKLAPFEPPHMPKWEEVKLILNLGIPSGLQMAVISAGLAAITGVVAKFGSQIIGGYGAAQRLDSVIMLPAQSLGISVNSMAGQNISKNNWSRVREIMKYGLLYNFIVMCTIGVLIFVFGKYLVMLFIQDQTAVHFATSYLQIMAFCFPFLGVNFVLNGIMRAAGAMYQVLILNIISFWILRYPFAYLFAELYQERGIPIGIGASFIMTSLVAIGYYRFGGWRKKKLFKSRET, from the coding sequence TTGCCAAAGGAGCAATACGATTTTACAAAGGGAAATGTATTAAGACAGCTTGTCTTGTTCTCAGGCCCCATCATTCTCGCCAATCTCCTGCAGAGCTCTTATCAGATCATTGATAGTCTGTGGGTCGGCAATTTGCTTGGAGCATCAGGCCTTGGCGCAGTCTCAATCTCAAGCACAATTGTTTTTACGATGCTTGCTTTTGTTATTGGCCTTAATAATGCCGCACTTACCATTCTGTCACAGCAGAAAGGCTTGAAGAATGACACCGGAATGAGAAATTACCTGAATGCTTTCGTCGTTATTTTAACAGCGATGTCTCTTATTTTCGGTATATTCGGCTTCGTGTTGGCTGAGCCACTGCTCCGTTTACTAAATACGCCAGAGAACATCCTGCCAATTGCACGTGACTACCTTCGTATCAATTTCCTTGGAGTTCTCTTTCTGTTCGGTTATAACTTTATCAGCACCGTTTTACGGGCAATGGGTGATAGTAAAAACCCTCTAAAATTCGTTGCCCTTGCTGTAGTACTGAACATTGTACTTGATCCGTTATTCATCTCCGTATTTGACCTTGGTGTGAGCGGAGCGGCCTATGCGACCATCCTTTCTCAAGTAGTAGCACTCGCATATGGGGCGTACTTCGTTTTATCCAACAAACTTGCGCCTTTTGAACCTCCTCATATGCCAAAATGGGAAGAGGTTAAGCTAATTCTCAACCTTGGTATCCCATCAGGTCTACAAATGGCAGTCATCTCAGCAGGTCTCGCTGCCATCACAGGCGTTGTAGCGAAATTCGGTTCACAGATTATCGGAGGTTATGGAGCAGCACAGAGACTTGATAGCGTCATTATGCTTCCTGCCCAATCGCTTGGTATATCTGTTAACAGCATGGCAGGACAAAATATCAGCAAGAATAATTGGAGTCGTGTACGCGAAATTATGAAGTATGGCCTGCTGTACAACTTTATCGTAATGTGCACGATAGGCGTTCTCATCTTTGTTTTCGGAAAATATCTCGTCATGCTCTTTATCCAAGATCAAACCGCTGTTCACTTTGCCACTAGTTACTTGCAGATTATGGCCTTCTGCTTCCCATTCCTTGGAGTGAATTTTGTTCTGAATGGGATCATGCGGGCAGCTGGAGCAATGTATCAGGTACTTATTTTGAATATCATATCCTTCTGGATTCTTAGATATCCATTCGCTTACCTGTTTGCAGAGCTGTATCAGGAAAGAGGAATTCCGATTGGCATTGGTGCAAGCTTTATTATGACGAGTCTAGTAGCAATCGGATATTACCGCTTCGGTGGATGGCGCAAGAAAAAGCTTTTTAAAAGCAGAGAAACATAA
- the copZ gene encoding copper chaperone CopZ: MQQITLNVQGMSCGHCVNSIENSVGEVTGVDNVTVVLEQGKVDVVFDENKTSVKEITDVIEEQGYEVV; this comes from the coding sequence ATGCAGCAGATTACACTTAATGTACAAGGGATGTCGTGCGGACATTGTGTGAATTCTATAGAAAATAGTGTTGGTGAAGTGACCGGAGTAGACAACGTGACTGTAGTTCTTGAACAAGGTAAAGTCGATGTAGTATTTGATGAGAATAAGACAAGTGTTAAGGAAATCACTGATGTAATTGAAGAACAAGGTTACGAAGTTGTGTAA
- a CDS encoding heavy metal translocating P-type ATPase, whose amino-acid sequence MNQKETSLQITGMTCAACATRIEKGLQKSEGVEEASVNLALEKANIKYDADTTDETKLSDKIRSLGYDVVMDQAEFLITGMSCAACANRIEKRLNNMDGVAEATVNFALESVLVKYNPGQVSAQDMKEAVKKLGYALEQKREETGDQTDYRQKEIHKQTSKFIFSAILSLPLLWAMVSHFEFTSFIWLPDILMNPWVQLALATPVQFIIGRQFYVGAYKALRNKSANMDVLVALGTSAAYFYSLYLSIRSIGSNTGMVELYFETSAVLITLIILGKLFEAKAKGRSSEAIKKLMGLQAKTATVVREGKEMIIPIEEVQRDDLVFVKPGEKIPVDGEIVEGQSALDESMLTGESIPVDKTVGDCVIGSTINKNGFLKVRATNVGKDTALAQIIKVVEEAQGSKAPIQRMADVISGIFVPIVVGIAILVFLIWFFWVSPGEFATALEKFIAVLVIACPCALGLATPTSIMAGSGRAAEYGILFKGGEHLELTHQIDTVILDKTGTVTNGKPSLTDVIPASSMDENTFLMLVGSAEKNSEHPLAEAIVDGIRDRGIELVSPQSFEAIPGHGIMAEVDGKALIVGTRRLMNKYGIEIQEISETMENLEKQGKTAMLAAIDGSYAGLVAVADTIKDTSKEAISRLHEMGLEVVMITGDNAQTARAIAEEVGIKKVIAEVLPEGKAEEVKKLQQEGRKVAMVGDGINDAPALATADIGMAIGTGTDVAMEAADITLMRGDLMSIPDAIFMSKKTISNIRQNLFWALAYNSLGIPIAALGFLAPWLAGAAMAFSSVSVVLNALRLQRVNLNQ is encoded by the coding sequence ATGAATCAGAAAGAGACGTCTTTGCAAATAACAGGGATGACTTGTGCTGCTTGTGCAACAAGAATTGAAAAAGGTTTGCAAAAGTCTGAAGGTGTAGAAGAAGCAAGTGTGAACCTTGCTCTTGAGAAAGCAAATATTAAATATGATGCGGATACAACAGATGAAACGAAGCTAAGCGACAAAATCCGTTCCCTCGGATATGATGTTGTCATGGATCAGGCGGAATTTCTAATTACCGGTATGTCATGTGCGGCATGTGCTAATAGAATCGAGAAGCGGCTTAATAATATGGACGGTGTTGCCGAGGCGACAGTGAACTTTGCCCTCGAATCAGTACTTGTGAAATATAACCCTGGACAGGTATCTGCTCAGGATATGAAAGAAGCCGTCAAGAAGCTTGGCTATGCTTTAGAACAGAAACGAGAAGAGACCGGAGACCAGACAGATTACAGGCAGAAAGAAATTCACAAACAGACTAGCAAATTTATTTTTTCAGCAATTTTGTCCCTCCCTTTGTTATGGGCGATGGTCAGCCATTTTGAATTTACGTCGTTTATCTGGCTACCTGATATATTGATGAACCCTTGGGTACAGCTAGCGCTCGCGACACCGGTTCAATTCATCATTGGTAGACAATTCTACGTTGGAGCTTATAAAGCACTTCGGAATAAAAGTGCGAATATGGATGTCCTCGTTGCGCTCGGTACATCAGCCGCTTATTTCTATAGTTTGTATTTGAGCATACGCTCCATTGGTTCAAACACAGGTATGGTCGAACTTTACTTTGAAACGAGTGCTGTTTTAATTACGCTCATTATTCTAGGGAAACTATTTGAAGCGAAAGCGAAAGGCCGTTCCTCAGAGGCGATTAAGAAGCTAATGGGATTGCAGGCGAAGACAGCTACGGTTGTTCGAGAAGGCAAGGAAATGATTATCCCAATTGAAGAAGTACAAAGAGATGACCTTGTCTTTGTCAAACCTGGGGAAAAGATTCCGGTTGATGGTGAGATTGTAGAAGGCCAGTCGGCACTCGATGAATCAATGCTTACCGGAGAAAGCATTCCGGTTGATAAAACAGTCGGAGATTGTGTAATTGGTTCAACAATCAACAAGAATGGCTTCCTTAAGGTAAGAGCAACGAATGTCGGCAAAGACACAGCACTTGCTCAAATCATTAAAGTTGTCGAAGAGGCACAAGGTTCTAAGGCGCCAATTCAGCGTATGGCCGATGTAATCTCAGGAATATTCGTTCCGATTGTTGTCGGTATCGCGATACTTGTATTTCTCATTTGGTTCTTCTGGGTAAGTCCGGGAGAATTTGCGACAGCACTAGAGAAGTTCATTGCTGTCCTCGTCATTGCTTGCCCATGTGCGCTTGGTCTTGCAACTCCGACTTCAATCATGGCAGGTTCAGGACGTGCAGCGGAATACGGAATTCTCTTCAAGGGTGGAGAACATCTCGAACTAACCCATCAGATTGATACGGTCATCCTTGATAAAACAGGTACAGTCACAAATGGAAAGCCATCTTTGACTGATGTCATTCCGGCTTCAAGTATGGATGAGAATACATTCCTTATGCTTGTCGGTTCAGCTGAGAAAAACTCTGAACACCCGCTTGCAGAAGCAATTGTAGATGGAATTCGAGACAGGGGAATTGAACTTGTTTCTCCTCAGTCATTTGAAGCAATTCCGGGCCACGGAATAATGGCAGAAGTTGATGGGAAAGCGTTAATCGTTGGAACGCGCAGGCTTATGAACAAGTATGGCATTGAAATTCAGGAGATTTCTGAGACAATGGAAAACTTGGAGAAGCAAGGGAAGACAGCAATGCTAGCTGCGATTGATGGATCATATGCAGGTCTTGTAGCAGTAGCTGACACAATTAAAGATACTTCCAAGGAAGCGATTAGCCGTCTTCATGAAATGGGACTTGAAGTTGTCATGATTACTGGTGATAACGCACAGACAGCGAGAGCGATTGCAGAGGAAGTTGGGATTAAGAAAGTCATCGCGGAAGTATTGCCTGAGGGCAAGGCAGAGGAAGTGAAGAAGCTGCAACAAGAAGGCAGAAAAGTCGCGATGGTCGGTGATGGCATCAATGATGCCCCAGCACTTGCTACTGCTGATATCGGTATGGCAATCGGGACAGGAACAGATGTGGCGATGGAAGCAGCAGACATTACGCTTATGCGCGGTGATCTGATGAGTATACCGGATGCGATATTCATGAGTAAGAAGACAATCTCGAATATCCGACAGAATCTGTTCTGGGCACTTGCCTATAATAGCCTGGGCATTCCAATTGCGGCACTGGGGTTCCTTGCACCTTGGCTTGCGGGAGCTGCAATGGCATTCAGCTCAGTTTCCGTCGTGCTCAATGCATTGAGACTGCAAAGAGTAAACTTAAATCAGTGA
- a CDS encoding DUF3231 family protein, whose amino-acid sequence MENENKPDLSSTELGALWLTYHKKTLILRMLEYFIQHAEDQQSESLMSDLHNELLQKVNKIKTLFENEGASVPIGFTEKDVNLKAPKLWDHGFNVMFSRVLKEISVGMYVLHLTMSYRKDVIELYEELFRMSGTYYRYFTDYLIGKNLLSCPNYVNMPKSADYITDKDYAKGTDILGDKRTINTVEYGYLYHGMETNVIGMKLMEGFVQTTKDEDLKKYFEKGRKIAKEQVEDINKKLFDENIQSPLMPAGTLGSSTEAPFSDKLMIFCNYLLTGLQMGAAGFGTGFSMRNDLQAKNAVFGKDIFQYQREGVQLMMSKGWLEEPPKMDL is encoded by the coding sequence ATGGAAAATGAGAATAAACCGGATCTGAGTTCAACCGAGCTAGGGGCACTCTGGCTGACATACCATAAGAAAACACTCATCTTAAGAATGCTTGAGTATTTCATCCAACATGCTGAAGATCAACAGAGTGAAAGTCTCATGTCGGATTTGCATAATGAGCTCCTTCAAAAAGTGAACAAGATAAAGACTTTGTTTGAAAATGAAGGAGCGAGTGTTCCAATAGGCTTTACAGAGAAGGATGTAAATCTAAAAGCACCAAAGCTATGGGACCATGGCTTCAATGTTATGTTTAGCAGAGTTTTGAAAGAGATAAGCGTGGGCATGTACGTTCTCCATCTGACAATGTCTTACCGCAAAGACGTCATAGAGCTGTACGAGGAGCTATTTCGGATGTCCGGAACGTATTATCGCTATTTCACGGATTATTTGATTGGAAAAAATCTCTTATCCTGCCCCAATTATGTGAATATGCCAAAGTCCGCAGATTATATAACGGATAAGGATTATGCAAAAGGGACGGATATTTTAGGGGACAAGAGAACAATCAATACTGTTGAATATGGGTACCTCTATCATGGAATGGAAACGAATGTTATTGGAATGAAATTGATGGAAGGCTTCGTTCAGACTACAAAAGATGAGGATTTGAAGAAGTACTTCGAAAAGGGAAGAAAGATTGCCAAGGAACAAGTTGAAGATATTAACAAAAAGCTTTTTGATGAAAATATCCAATCACCTTTAATGCCTGCCGGTACATTAGGAAGTTCGACTGAAGCTCCTTTCTCCGATAAATTAATGATATTCTGCAACTACCTTCTGACTGGTCTTCAAATGGGAGCGGCAGGATTCGGAACTGGCTTTAGCATGCGTAATGATCTGCAGGCTAAGAATGCGGTTTTTGGCAAGGATATTTTCCAATATCAGCGAGAAGGGGTCCAGCTTATGATGTCAAAAGGATGGCTTGAGGAGCCGCCTAAAATGGATCTCTAA
- a CDS encoding LysM peptidoglycan-binding domain-containing protein: MRIHVVKQGETLRKIAQTYKASLSQIILANELADPDILVVGEALVIPEPNRDYVVEQGDTLLKIADRHGVTVQELEAANSIANPASIYVGEFLVIPYFTYTVQSGENLSSIANRFGIPLRQVLQENKLTENSVLQPGQTLRIPYKDAL; the protein is encoded by the coding sequence ATGCGAATCCATGTTGTGAAACAAGGGGAGACTTTAAGAAAAATTGCTCAAACGTACAAAGCTTCTTTATCTCAAATCATCTTGGCGAATGAGTTGGCTGATCCTGACATATTGGTTGTCGGTGAGGCCCTTGTAATACCGGAGCCGAATAGAGATTATGTCGTTGAACAAGGTGATACACTTTTAAAAATTGCAGATCGTCATGGCGTGACGGTTCAGGAGCTCGAAGCCGCAAATAGTATAGCAAATCCAGCGAGCATCTATGTAGGGGAATTTCTTGTTATTCCTTATTTTACTTACACTGTTCAATCTGGAGAAAACTTATCATCGATTGCCAATAGATTTGGTATCCCCTTACGGCAAGTTCTTCAGGAGAACAAGCTTACTGAAAATAGTGTGCTTCAACCGGGCCAGACTTTGAGAATCCCGTATAAAGACGCCTTGTGA
- a CDS encoding glycosyl hydrolase family 18 protein, with protein MGRRRVFQTGSSLTHVLPFSYNFREDGSLTGLRDQGVLEAAIAQNAAPLLVITNFRNRKFDSDLAATLLRNKELQDKMITNMLAVIKEKGYRGVNFDFEYVYPADRENYNEFLRRVVERFRPEGYLVSTALAPKVRANQQGLLYEAHDYKTQGEIVDFVILMTYEWGWAGGKPLAISPVNSMRRVIDFAVTQIPRDKIVIGVSLYGRDWKIPWQSGTYARTISPQEAVRLAKRYKVGIQYNETYEAPFFFYTDQTGQKREVWFEDARSVQAKYDLVKEYRLRGVSYWDLTYPFPQNWAVLRSNFQTNKL; from the coding sequence TTGGGGAGGCGCAGAGTCTTCCAAACGGGGAGTAGCCTGACACATGTACTGCCGTTTTCTTACAACTTCCGGGAAGACGGTTCGCTGACAGGTCTTCGCGATCAAGGTGTACTGGAGGCAGCGATAGCTCAAAATGCTGCACCGCTCCTCGTCATCACAAATTTCCGCAACCGGAAGTTTGACTCTGATTTGGCTGCTACACTTTTGAGAAATAAAGAATTGCAAGATAAGATGATTACGAATATGCTTGCAGTCATTAAGGAAAAGGGATACCGCGGTGTCAACTTCGACTTTGAGTACGTGTATCCAGCTGATCGGGAAAATTATAATGAGTTCCTTCGCCGTGTTGTTGAACGTTTTCGTCCTGAAGGTTATCTCGTGTCCACAGCCTTGGCACCTAAAGTGCGTGCTAACCAACAAGGATTGCTCTATGAAGCGCATGATTATAAAACGCAAGGGGAGATTGTTGATTTCGTCATTCTCATGACATACGAATGGGGCTGGGCTGGTGGCAAGCCATTGGCGATTTCTCCTGTAAACAGCATGCGTCGAGTAATTGATTTTGCAGTGACCCAGATTCCAAGGGATAAGATTGTAATTGGTGTTTCGTTGTACGGACGTGACTGGAAGATTCCTTGGCAATCGGGTACGTATGCAAGGACAATCAGCCCGCAGGAGGCTGTGCGCTTAGCTAAGCGTTACAAAGTAGGAATCCAATACAATGAGACTTATGAAGCACCATTCTTCTTTTACACGGATCAGACAGGACAGAAGAGAGAGGTATGGTTTGAAGATGCGCGCAGTGTCCAGGCGAAGTATGACCTTGTCAAAGAGTATAGATTGCGCGGAGTCAGCTATTGGGATCTGACATATCCATTCCCACAGAATTGGGCTGTATTGAGAAGTAATTTCCAAACAAACAAATTGTAG
- a CDS encoding multidrug effflux MFS transporter: MFNKTWMVLILGSLTAFGPLSMDMYLPALPTVSEDFHTTASLAQLSITACLIGLAIGQLIFGPLSDIVGRKRPLLLTLITYAIASILCVFSSSIWTFIVLRFVQGAAAAAGIVIARASSRDMYTGKELTKFIALLALVNGAAPILAPIFGGVVLKWVSWRAIFGILSAIGLIMLLAVTLLLPETLPQENRKQGGLLETVKTFGVLLKDKVFMGIALAQAFTMMSMFAYIAGSPFVLQNIYGVSPQQFSIIFAVNGAGIIFAAQLTGRLSDRFEEVQLMKWGVSISFVGSLLLITSVLLSLPLWMLLASLFLIVSSVGIVNTTAFSLGMQRQGHVAGSASAFLGILPFGGGGIVSPLVGIAGDQTATPLGIVILGCSTMAFLLYWTLVSGRSLASQ, translated from the coding sequence ATGTTTAATAAAACATGGATGGTACTCATTCTCGGCTCCCTGACAGCGTTCGGGCCGTTGTCCATGGACATGTATCTGCCTGCGTTGCCAACCGTGTCTGAAGATTTTCATACGACAGCCTCTCTAGCACAGCTTAGCATTACAGCTTGCCTCATCGGACTTGCCATCGGGCAGCTCATATTCGGCCCGTTGAGTGATATTGTCGGTAGAAAGCGTCCGCTCCTGCTTACTTTAATTACATATGCTATTGCTTCCATTCTTTGTGTTTTCAGCTCAAGTATTTGGACTTTCATCGTTTTGCGTTTTGTCCAAGGAGCAGCAGCTGCTGCCGGAATCGTTATCGCACGTGCCTCATCCAGAGATATGTATACAGGAAAAGAATTAACGAAATTCATCGCCCTGCTCGCCCTCGTGAACGGCGCAGCTCCAATTCTCGCCCCAATATTCGGAGGAGTCGTTTTGAAATGGGTATCCTGGCGCGCCATCTTTGGCATCCTATCAGCAATTGGGCTAATCATGCTGCTCGCTGTCACACTCCTTTTGCCGGAGACATTACCGCAGGAGAATAGGAAACAAGGCGGTCTGCTTGAGACAGTCAAAACATTCGGTGTCCTTCTGAAAGACAAAGTATTTATGGGTATCGCGCTTGCACAGGCATTTACGATGATGAGCATGTTTGCGTACATCGCCGGCTCCCCATTTGTCCTGCAAAATATTTACGGTGTCAGTCCGCAACAATTCTCAATCATTTTTGCTGTGAATGGTGCAGGCATAATTTTTGCAGCACAGCTTACCGGCAGATTATCTGACAGATTTGAAGAAGTCCAATTGATGAAATGGGGCGTTTCCATTTCGTTTGTGGGAAGTTTGCTGCTTATTACATCCGTATTGCTATCATTGCCATTATGGATGCTACTTGCGTCCCTATTCCTCATTGTATCAAGTGTCGGGATTGTAAACACAACTGCTTTCTCTCTTGGGATGCAGCGTCAAGGCCATGTTGCTGGAAGCGCCTCAGCCTTCCTTGGTATCCTTCCATTCGGCGGTGGAGGAATCGTGTCTCCTCTCGTTGGAATAGCCGGAGACCAGACTGCAACTCCTCTTGGTATTGTCATTCTTGGTTGTAGTACAATGGCGTTTTTACTTTATTGGACTTTGGTCAGCGGCCGGAGCTTAGCATCTCAATAA
- a CDS encoding fructosamine kinase family protein produces the protein MKQLLQNGLDQLGINESIQSFKSVSGGDINEAFYVRTGNHEYFVKLNRQVSPDFFEFEKRGLEKIKATDSIAVPKVYGVKTDVQSGTPMLWLEWIEGKKAFGTDSQLGEQLAQMHMNKQSKYGFDEKSFIGRLEQKNHLSDSWLEYYRNCRLAGQLEIGRERQTITGDRERKLVKLLVCLDQWVPEKPHASLLHGDLWGGNWMVGAEGRPHLIDPSVLYGDNEFELAFTNLFGGFSDKFYEAYQSVFPLSDTYHDLEPLYQLYYLLVHLNMFGETYGGSVDRILDRYVG, from the coding sequence ATGAAACAATTACTTCAGAACGGGCTCGATCAACTAGGTATTAATGAGTCAATCCAATCTTTTAAGTCTGTTTCAGGCGGAGATATTAATGAAGCTTTTTATGTCCGGACTGGCAATCATGAATATTTCGTAAAACTGAACCGCCAAGTATCACCTGATTTCTTTGAATTCGAAAAGCGTGGTCTAGAGAAAATTAAAGCAACAGATTCGATTGCTGTTCCAAAAGTGTACGGCGTGAAGACCGATGTTCAAAGTGGCACCCCGATGCTCTGGCTGGAATGGATTGAGGGTAAGAAGGCTTTCGGAACAGACTCACAATTGGGAGAGCAGCTTGCGCAAATGCATATGAACAAACAATCTAAATACGGCTTTGATGAAAAAAGTTTTATTGGTCGTCTGGAACAGAAGAATCATCTTTCTGATAGCTGGCTTGAATATTATCGTAACTGCAGATTAGCCGGACAGCTGGAAATCGGGCGTGAGCGTCAGACTATAACCGGTGATAGAGAACGAAAACTAGTGAAGTTGCTCGTATGTCTGGATCAATGGGTACCGGAAAAACCTCATGCCAGCCTGTTGCATGGCGATCTGTGGGGAGGCAATTGGATGGTGGGAGCTGAGGGCAGACCACACTTGATAGATCCATCTGTACTATATGGTGACAATGAATTCGAACTGGCGTTTACGAATTTGTTTGGTGGTTTTTCTGACAAGTTCTATGAAGCTTATCAATCAGTTTTCCCGCTGTCTGATACTTATCATGATCTGGAGCCACTCTACCAGCTATATTATCTGCTCGTTCATCTGAACATGTTTGGTGAAACATACGGTGGCTCTGTTGACCGAATTCTAGACCGGTATGTTGGCTGA
- a CDS encoding cytochrome c oxidase assembly protein: MYSETNLLTVANLFLVATIFFTFMYVSAIFLSNRKPHLQKWPLMRLLFWLTGVLSACIALAGPLAEAGHHDFRFHMGGHLLLGMLAPLLIALSAPMTLLLRSLSTKNAKRCTYLLKSRFARFYVNPVTASVLNIGGLWLLYATPLFNWMHSSPVLFFFVHIHIFAAGYLFTISIIYIDPVSHRHNYTYRTVVFIAALAVHGILSKYIYTNPPDGVLASQAQSGAMLMYYGGDLIDLVLIILLFRDWYQSAKPRQQEEEACLSTE; this comes from the coding sequence ATGTATAGCGAAACAAACTTACTCACAGTCGCTAACCTTTTCCTAGTCGCCACTATCTTCTTCACATTTATGTACGTGTCGGCTATTTTCCTCTCCAACAGGAAACCTCATTTGCAAAAATGGCCGCTTATGCGCTTACTATTCTGGCTTACTGGAGTTCTGTCCGCCTGCATTGCGCTTGCTGGGCCACTTGCAGAGGCAGGACATCATGATTTTCGATTTCATATGGGCGGACATTTGCTATTAGGCATGCTGGCACCACTGCTCATCGCTCTGTCAGCACCAATGACCCTTCTTTTACGTTCGCTGAGTACAAAAAACGCAAAACGATGCACCTATTTGCTTAAAAGCAGATTTGCGAGATTTTATGTGAACCCGGTCACCGCGTCTGTTCTTAACATTGGCGGTCTATGGCTCTTATATGCGACCCCATTGTTTAATTGGATGCATAGTTCACCAGTTCTGTTTTTTTTCGTTCATATTCATATATTTGCTGCCGGCTATTTGTTTACAATCTCTATCATATACATTGATCCAGTTTCTCACCGTCATAACTATACATATAGGACTGTCGTATTCATCGCTGCCCTCGCCGTTCACGGGATTCTATCAAAATACATCTACACCAATCCACCTGATGGGGTCCTTGCCTCTCAGGCTCAGTCCGGTGCCATGCTCATGTATTATGGAGGCGATCTTATAGACTTAGTGCTGATCATTCTCCTATTCCGAGACTGGTATCAGTCAGCAAAACCCCGACAGCAAGAAGAAGAAGCATGCCTCTCCACTGAATAG
- a CDS encoding DUF2243 domain-containing protein, protein MTHTPESRNKLSKHLFKQKNLWSGILFGLGFAAFADEVIFHQLLHWHKFYDLSSTSVGLVSDGLFHAFSWFATVGSLYLVADLRRRQGLWPKMWWSGKLLGAGGFQLYDGLIQHKLMRIHQIRYHVNIIYYDLIWNIIAVILIIVGIYLYKKATLDAKILEASNHV, encoded by the coding sequence GTGACCCATACTCCAGAAAGCCGGAACAAGTTATCCAAACATCTATTCAAGCAAAAAAACCTCTGGTCTGGAATCTTGTTCGGCCTCGGTTTTGCCGCATTTGCAGATGAGGTTATCTTTCATCAGCTGCTTCATTGGCATAAGTTTTATGATCTTTCGAGTACTTCTGTTGGTCTCGTATCTGATGGGCTCTTCCATGCATTCAGCTGGTTCGCAACAGTTGGTTCTCTATATCTTGTTGCCGATCTTAGGCGCCGGCAAGGTTTATGGCCAAAAATGTGGTGGAGCGGCAAGTTGCTAGGAGCAGGCGGTTTTCAACTGTACGATGGATTGATCCAGCACAAACTTATGAGAATTCACCAAATACGCTATCACGTTAATATAATTTACTATGATTTAATTTGGAATATAATTGCGGTTATCCTGATTATTGTTGGAATCTATTTATATAAAAAGGCAACGCTTGACGCAAAAATTCTGGAGGCGTCAAATCATGTATAG
- a CDS encoding glycerophosphodiester phosphodiesterase produces MFKRTASVLLMAILLASFFVTPAFAQKIHGKGGNSKTINIAHRGASGYAPENTIAAFRKAVQMRADYFEIDVQMTKDGKLVVIHDTTVDRTTNGTGKVGNLKFDEIRSLDAGSWFAPEYAGEKVPTFGEILDQFRGRTGILIELKSPELYPGIEEKVAKEIKKRNLHHNPHQRIIVQSFNHDSVQKSKSLLPNVPHGVLAGMNWKNVTDVQLQQFATYADYFNPNQNLLTSELVDRIHSKNMKTWPYTARTQEQVDRLLGLGVDGIITDFPDLLQK; encoded by the coding sequence ATGTTCAAACGAACTGCTTCAGTTTTGCTCATGGCAATATTGCTTGCATCATTCTTCGTAACACCTGCATTTGCTCAGAAGATTCATGGAAAAGGCGGCAACAGCAAGACCATTAATATCGCACATAGAGGTGCATCAGGATACGCACCTGAAAACACGATAGCCGCTTTTCGCAAAGCTGTCCAAATGAGGGCCGACTATTTCGAAATTGATGTACAAATGACAAAGGATGGGAAACTCGTAGTCATACATGATACAACAGTTGATCGAACTACAAATGGAACTGGCAAAGTCGGCAATCTGAAATTTGACGAGATTCGCAGTCTGGATGCTGGCAGCTGGTTCGCTCCTGAGTATGCTGGAGAAAAGGTACCAACTTTCGGAGAGATACTAGATCAGTTCCGAGGCAGAACTGGTATTCTAATTGAGCTGAAATCACCTGAGCTTTATCCTGGTATTGAAGAAAAAGTCGCCAAGGAAATTAAAAAGAGAAATTTGCACCATAACCCACATCAGCGCATAATCGTTCAGTCTTTCAATCATGACTCTGTCCAAAAGTCCAAATCACTTCTGCCAAACGTTCCACACGGTGTCCTAGCAGGAATGAACTGGAAGAACGTAACAGACGTACAATTGCAGCAGTTCGCTACATACGCAGATTATTTCAATCCGAATCAGAATCTCCTTACATCTGAACTTGTTGACCGGATTCATTCGAAAAACATGAAGACTTGGCCTTATACTGCACGTACGCAAGAGCAGGTGGACAGGCTTCTCGGTCTTGGAGTAGATGGTATCATTACCGACTTCCCTGACTTATTGCAAAAATAA